The Spirochaetota bacterium nucleotide sequence ATTATATTTTTAATAATTTTATTAAGAAAAAGAAAACAATAATAAAATTTAGGGTTTATGTTTTAATGTAACACCAGCTGGAACTTCAAATTGTCCTCTTTTTAATTCTAACCTGGAAGAACTACTTGCTTCAAATTTTTCTTCTAAATATTTATATATTATCCAAGGATCAATTGTTTCTCCGCATGTAAAAATATCAACTGCAGCATATTTATATTCCGGCCATGTATGAATAGCAATATGTGACTCTGCAATAACAATAACACCAGAAACACCGTGTGGTGAGAATTTATGGAATGTTGAAGAAATTATTGTTGCTCTAGCTTTTCTTGCTCCTTCTAGCATTTCATTTTCTATATAAATTTCATCGTTTAATATTTCAGGGTTACAATCGTAAAATTCAACTAAAATGTGTCTACCTAAAGCTTGCATCTTTATCTCCTTATAATTATTTTTAATTTTAATTTAATATATATTTTTTTAATATTAATACTAATTTTAATAATTAATTTTTTTAAAACTTATTCATTTTCATTTATATTTTTTTATAATTAATAATTAAAACATATCTTTCAATTAATACCTTTAATTATATTTTAAAAATTATATAGAAGCATTAGAAACAAAAACAAGAAAAATAAATGATTTTACCGATTTGTTATTGTATATTTGATAATTTCTCTAATAGTGATATATTGAGAAGATATAAAAAGATATTGACAGCATAATGAATGATAAATAATGTCAATAACACTTTCAGTCAATTCATAAAACCTCTAATTTTATTAACAAATCAAGAAAATTAGATATTATAATTTTTTAAAATGTCAATAAAAATTTTTGATAATTTAAAAAAATTTTTTTTATATTAAAATTGGAATATATAGAAGTAATTAATTATGAGGTGAAAATATGAATAAACATAATAATATATTTTATTTAATAAAAAAATTATACATTTTACTTATATTTTTTATTTTATTAACAATATTATTTTTTTCTTATGATCTTCCAGATGAGAAACCTAAAGAATTATATAATGATTTAATTAAAGAATCTACTATATATGATATGGGCATGTACTATAATTTTTATGAGCAAAATGAGCTCGTAGGTACTATTGTTGTTTATTGCAAAGATAACTTTAGAGTTGAATATAAAACACATCCACAAGAAAATATTATAATGTTTGTTTTTTCTGGTAATGATAAAAATTATATTTCAAGAAAAAATATTTTTTCAGATGATAATATTTTAAAAGATTGTTATAATATAATTAATTTTTCTTTTACATATTTTACTAAAATTATTAATAGTATTACTTTTGAGGATCTCAATAGTAAGAAAGTTGGGATAAAGATAGAAAAAGATCAAGGGTTGTACAAAAATTATAATAATAAGAGAGAAGTTAATATTATTAAAGTTACTTTAACAACCAATGAATGGGAAATATATTTTGAGGATGTCGGTTTAGATTTTGTTTTTGATTATTTAAGGGCTGTTTCTAAAAGGAAATCAAACTTTTCATCATTTTATACTTATTACGAATTCAAAGGAGGAGGATATAACACTTTTACTTTTTATACTACAAAAATGATAGAAAGTATTCAGTTAAAAAATAGAGTTATACAAGATATATATGATAAGTAAAAAAAATTTACAAAAAAATTTATTATAAGAAAGAAAAATTTTTTGTAAAAGAGTATTCTATAAAAATCTTAGAAGTATATTGTAAAGTTTTTCAAGTCCTTTTTGGTAACCATCTAATATTGCAAGCATTATATTATCTCCATTACCTGTTGTATTTACGTATAAATAATTAAGTGTATCATCTTTTGGTATATAAATATATGAAGTTATATCAATAGATGCAATTTGTTTACCAGCATACTCTTTTATGCTTTTTGTTTCTCCTCTTATAACTATAACTCTTTCAATATCATTTTTAATAAAATCATTTTTATAAAATATTAAAAGGTTTTGAATATTATCACTTTTTTCAATAGATATATTTAATGATTTTGAAAACTTTATTCCGAGTTTAGTTAGATTTGCTAAGAAGTTACTAATATTTAAGCTTTGAATTTTATTATTTGAATTATCATAAAAATCAAATATAAAAAATGTTTTTAAGGTAATAGTTTTAGAAGAGATATTATAATTTTTAGATTCTTTAAGAGAAGCAAAATTGTTTCTTATAAGATTTGCTTTTTCTCTTAAAACTTGGTTTTCATTAATAATTTTAATATAATTATCAATTAGGTCGAATATATCTAAAAATGCAATAATTGAAGAGTTGCCAGCAAATGGAATCTTTGAATATGAAAAATATGCTTTACCAAAATTATTAGTAGTTGTTTTATATTCTTTAGTTATAATATCTCCAACATTATTTAAATCTTTATAGAAAAATGTTATGGGTATATTTCTTACAGGTTTTGTTTCTCCTTTATCTAAAAACAAAACTTCATAAGTAAAAGGTTCTGTCTGTTTTTCATTTAAAAAAAGCATTGATGATGGAATATAAAGATTTGATTTTAGTTTTTTTGATATCTCAATAATTCTATCTAGATTTCTTTCAGCAACAATAAGCTTATTTTCATAATCAGATAGAAAAGCATTTTGAGAAGCTTTTAATGATTCAAATATTGCTTCATAGTAAAGCCCTTCTTTCAAATAATTGTTAGCTTTTTGTTCTGGTATTAAGAAGTACTCAAGTTTTTCTTGATATATCTTTTCAAGTCTTTTCTGTTCTTTTATTACAGCATCTTTAGAAATCCTTGCAAGAATATATACTATTATTTTATTATCAGATGTTTTCTTTAAATATTTATCTACAATTTCGAATTTAGAAATAATACCTTTTCCTTCAACATTAACTACTGATTTTAAGTAGTTTGAAAATTCTTCCTTATTTTCTGATATTTTATAAATTTGATTATTTTCTAAATAAGTATTAACGGTAGCTCCTAATAATAAAAATAGTTTAGATTGAATATCATTTAAGGCTATCTTTTCACCTTCTGATTCTTCCAAAACTGGTCCCCCAGAGCCAACAAAATAATAATAATTATCATCTTTTGGAATTTGAGAGATCCATTGTGGTTCTTTTGATGAAGAAATTTTTGATATATTAGTATCTTTACTTGTACAACTATAGATTAAAAAGTTAAAAATTAAAATAGATAGAGTTATTATAATTATAAAAAATTTTGATCTCATGAATTTACTCATAATTATACCTCATGCATATATTAGTTTTTTTAATAAAATTATTAAAAGCTAATTATATAGCTAACTAATAATATTAAATATATAAAAAACTATAATTAATATATTATATAATTAATATATTATTAAATTAAATAGCTTTTATATAATAAAATATTTCATAGAATAATAATAAAATAAAATAAAATAAAATCAACTTAGATAAATTTTTTCTATTATTCCTCCACCGATCACAATATCATCATCATAAATAACTGCAGATTGACCGGGGGCAGAAGCTTCTACATCCTCAAGTATATTTATATATAAAAAAGAATTTAATGCATTATTAGAACATAGTTTTGAGGAATTAAAATCGATTTTACATTTGACCTCTTTAGTTCTATATCGTATTTTAATATTATAAAATTCTTTTAAATTGATTGGATTTAAAAAAAGGTTTAAATTAGTTATTTTTATTGATTTTACAAAAGGTTTTTCTCCAATTATAATATTTCCATCTTCTTTTATCTCCCTAATATAAGTTTTTTTCCCAATAGCAATATTCAATCCTTTTCTCTGACCAATTGTATAATATAATGTTCCTTTATGTTTAGAAATAATTTCCCCCTCTTGACTAATAAAATATCCATTTTTTATAATATTATTTTCAGAGTTTGATAAAAGAAAAGGGACATAGTCTTTACCTTTTATAAAACAAATATCATAAGATTCCTTTTTTGAATATGGATTAATAAGATTATTGAATGCAATTATATCTTTAATATCTTTTTTATAAAAATTTCCACAAGGGAAAATTATTTTTTCTATTTTATTTTTAGGAATTCTATATAAAAAGTAGGATTGGTCTTTTTGAGAATCTAGAGCTTTTGAAATAAAAGACTTATTTTTTATTCTTGCATAGTGTCCTGTAGCAAAATAATTAACTTTAAGGTTTTCTAAGCAATAATCCATTAATAAACCAAATTTTATTTTTTCGTTACAAATTATACAAGGATTTGGAGTTTTTAAATTATAAAAATCATTAATAAAAGGTTTGATCACATTTTCTTCAAATTCTTTAGTTAAATCAACAATTACATGATCAATATTAAGTTTTTTTGCAATTAATTTTGCATCTTCGATATCAGAGAAAGAACAACACTTTCCTATCTCATACTTTTCTTTTGATCCAAGCATTGTGACACCAATAACTTCATAACCTTCTTCTAAAAGCTTATAAGCAGCAAAGCTTGAATCTATACCACCTGACATTCCAACTGCAACTTTTGTTTTCATATTATTATAAATTATAATTTTCTTAATATTATATTTTATTGAATTATTTCAAATATTTAAAGTATTTCTCAAGATTAATTCTAGAGAATTGATATAATTGATAATTTTGAAATATAATTTTGTTTAGTTTAACATTATTATCATTGTTTGAGAGCAAATGGTTCCATGTATTAACAAATATTACAATTCTATCATTTATTTTGTAAAACTGACTTGCAGGTAATTTTTCTGAATAATGTTTTATATTTTTGGTAAAATAATTTTGGTTATTTGAAAAAGTATTAGGAAAATTTATTTCTACAGGAATCCATCTTTTTTGCTTTAACTCTTCTAAATATAAGTATCTAATATAAAATGATTCTATATCAACTATTCTTTTATATTTAAAACTTCTGAAAAAATCATATATTATATCAATTAAAAATGAAGGATGATCTTCATCTTTAAATACTAAAGAATATTCTATGATTTTATTTTTTTTATCAATGTTTATCTCAGAAAATGAGATAAAAAGTAAACTGTTTTTGCTATCTATCTCTGGATAAATAATTATAGGACAAAAGTATGGGTCAAAATTATTTATTTTATTATTTTGATTTAAAAAATTGGTTAATTTTTTGGTTTTTTCGTTTATTTTATAAAAATGATAAATATTAAAAAAAAATAATAATAATAATAAAATTGAAAGATAAAGTATGTTTTTATTAATTTTTTTCTTGATATTTAACATAATATATCTTTTTCTTAAATATAATATAAAAAATTATTTAATAAATTCAAAAATTAATTTAATAGTAATTTTGTTAATGTTTGCTTAAAAATTTTATTTTATTAAAATATCTGAGACTATAAATAGGAGTAAAAATTGAGCTATAAACAAATATTATGTTTAATTATCTATTTTTTTGTATATATTTTGATTTCATCAAAAAGATTTAAGTTTTTCAATTTAGGTAGAACTGGAGTTGCTCTTTTTGGTGTAGTATTAATGTTTATATTTAAGCTTTTTTCAGCAAATGAATTTATTTCTTTAATAGATTGGGACACTATAATTTTATTATTTAGCTTAATGATAATAATAGAATATCTTGATGAATCTGGGTTTTTTGATTTTTTGTCTTTTTATATTTTTAAAGACTATTATGATCCAAAAAAACTTATATTTTTAATTGTGTTTCTTGTTGGATTATCTTCAGCTTTTTTTATAAATGATATTACATGTTTGATTCTCACTCCGATGATATTAAGAGTTTTAATAAAAAAAGGTTTAAATCCATTACCTTATCTTATTGCAATTGCAACATCTTCAAATATAGGAGCAATTATTGCATATACTGGAGCTCCTCAAAATATGATAATAGGAAATTTATGCAGTCTCTCTTTTTCAAAATATTTTATTTTAATGTTTCCTTTAGGCCTTATTTTACTTTATTTTAATTATATTTTTATTTTTTTATTTTTTAGAAAAAAATTAATATTAAATAAAAATATAAACCATCAAATTTATGAGAATAAAATAAGCTTTTCTAAAATTAATAAAATTATAAATTTAGAAAATATAGAAAAAGAAAAAAGTAAAGATAATAATAAAATAAAAATTAAAAACAGTATTTTTATCAATAAAAAAATAAAAGAAAAGATAGATTTATTTATTCATGATTTGAAGAGAATAAGAAGGCCTCTCTTTAGAAGATCTGTTACAGTTGCTTTATTAACCTTTTTATCATTTTTTATATTTAAACCAATATCGTGGGTTGCATTGATTGGAGCTGTTATTTTAATTGTTATTTCTAAAAAAAATGAAACTGAATATTTAAAAAGAATAGATTGGAATTTATTAATTTTTTTTATATGTTTATTTGGACTCATTGGTGCATTAAATGAATCTGGATTAACAATTTATCTATTTGAGAAATTTATAAAAAATTTTGAGCTAAATTTAAAAAATTTCTTTATTTTTAATTTAGTTTCACTTATTTTTTCAAATATATTTTCAAATGTCCCTTATGTTTTAATTGTTAAAGAAATAATACAAAAGATACCTGATAATAATATTTGGTATCTTTTTCTTGCATTTACAAGTACTATAGCAGGCAATATGACTTTATTAGGTGCAGTGGCAAATATTATTGTAGCAGAAAAAGCTAAAAACGAAGTAC carries:
- a CDS encoding LPP20 family lipoprotein — its product is MSKFMRSKFFIIIITLSILIFNFLIYSCTSKDTNISKISSSKEPQWISQIPKDDNYYYFVGSGGPVLEESEGEKIALNDIQSKLFLLLGATVNTYLENNQIYKISENKEEFSNYLKSVVNVEGKGIISKFEIVDKYLKKTSDNKIIVYILARISKDAVIKEQKRLEKIYQEKLEYFLIPEQKANNYLKEGLYYEAIFESLKASQNAFLSDYENKLIVAERNLDRIIEISKKLKSNLYIPSSMLFLNEKQTEPFTYEVLFLDKGETKPVRNIPITFFYKDLNNVGDIITKEYKTTTNNFGKAYFSYSKIPFAGNSSIIAFLDIFDLIDNYIKIINENQVLREKANLIRNNFASLKESKNYNISSKTITLKTFFIFDFYDNSNNKIQSLNISNFLANLTKLGIKFSKSLNISIEKSDNIQNLLIFYKNDFIKNDIERVIVIRGETKSIKEYAGKQIASIDITSYIYIPKDDTLNYLYVNTTGNGDNIMLAILDGYQKGLEKLYNILLRFL
- the speD gene encoding adenosylmethionine decarboxylase, with product MQALGRHILVEFYDCNPEILNDEIYIENEMLEGARKARATIISSTFHKFSPHGVSGVIVIAESHIAIHTWPEYKYAAVDIFTCGETIDPWIIYKYLEEKFEASSSSRLELKRGQFEVPAGVTLKHKP
- a CDS encoding SLC13 family permease, whose product is MSYKQILCLIIYFFVYILISSKRFKFFNLGRTGVALFGVVLMFIFKLFSANEFISLIDWDTIILLFSLMIIIEYLDESGFFDFLSFYIFKDYYDPKKLIFLIVFLVGLSSAFFINDITCLILTPMILRVLIKKGLNPLPYLIAIATSSNIGAIIAYTGAPQNMIIGNLCSLSFSKYFILMFPLGLILLYFNYIFIFLFFRKKLILNKNINHQIYENKISFSKINKIINLENIEKEKSKDNNKIKIKNSIFINKKIKEKIDLFIHDLKRIRRPLFRRSVTVALLTFLSFFIFKPISWVALIGAVILIVISKKNETEYLKRIDWNLLIFFICLFGLIGALNESGLTIYLFEKFIKNFELNLKNFFIFNLVSLIFSNIFSNVPYVLIVKEIIQKIPDNNIWYLFLAFTSTIAGNMTLLGAVANIIVAEKAKNEVQISFKEFFMYGFPSTLILFILGFFIIYLYWLVIPFL
- the mnmA gene encoding tRNA 2-thiouridine(34) synthase MnmA; protein product: MYNNMKTKVAVGMSGGIDSSFAAYKLLEEGYEVIGVTMLGSKEKYEIGKCCSFSDIEDAKLIAKKLNIDHVIVDLTKEFEENVIKPFINDFYNLKTPNPCIICNEKIKFGLLMDYCLENLKVNYFATGHYARIKNKSFISKALDSQKDQSYFLYRIPKNKIEKIIFPCGNFYKKDIKDIIAFNNLINPYSKKESYDICFIKGKDYVPFLLSNSENNIIKNGYFISQEGEIISKHKGTLYYTIGQRKGLNIAIGKKTYIREIKEDGNIIIGEKPFVKSIKITNLNLFLNPINLKEFYNIKIRYRTKEVKCKIDFNSSKLCSNNALNSFLYINILEDVEASAPGQSAVIYDDDIVIGGGIIEKIYLS